The following coding sequences lie in one Silvibacterium dinghuense genomic window:
- a CDS encoding sugar porter family MFS transporter, protein MHISSLSQGDASHSSTASVTGYAWRIAIVAALGGLLFGYDWVVIGGARHFFEVYFHLGSAAAIGWANSCALVGCFFGSLIAGPLGARFGRKPVLLASAILFAVSSILTGWAFSFSSFVLWRIAGGIAIGLSSNISPLYIAEVSPAAHRGRLVSLNQFAVVVGILLAQIANWLIAKPVPETASREALLASWNVLYGWRWMFTAVALPAVIFLLASLGLPESPRWLMARGQEKKAAEILERISGTRQYAELERDAIRSSLHSERNKTAHWSGLLQGGIRRFLLIGVVLAVLQQWSGINILFNYAEEVYRSAGLGANQIFLDIVITGTINLIFTVLAMMFVDRLGRRPLMLFGCLGIGISHILAGVAYRAGWRGAPVLVLTLGAIACYAMTLAPLTWVLISEIFPNRVRSLGVSAAVCALWISSFALTYSFPFMQRWMGSSGSFFTYGAICLSGAIFVALVVPETKGHSLEEIEAQATRS, encoded by the coding sequence GTGCATATTTCGAGTCTTTCTCAAGGTGACGCGTCTCATTCTTCCACCGCAAGCGTTACCGGCTATGCGTGGAGGATCGCGATTGTCGCGGCCCTCGGCGGATTGCTGTTCGGCTACGACTGGGTTGTGATCGGAGGCGCTCGCCACTTTTTTGAGGTTTACTTTCACCTCGGCAGTGCTGCAGCGATTGGATGGGCGAACAGCTGCGCACTGGTCGGATGCTTCTTCGGCTCTTTGATCGCAGGGCCATTGGGCGCGCGCTTTGGGCGCAAACCGGTGCTTTTGGCATCCGCAATTCTTTTCGCAGTGTCTTCGATCCTGACAGGATGGGCATTTTCGTTCTCCTCTTTTGTCCTCTGGCGTATCGCGGGAGGCATCGCGATTGGCCTCAGTTCTAACATCTCTCCTCTTTACATTGCGGAAGTCAGTCCAGCGGCACATCGTGGCCGCCTTGTGAGTCTCAACCAGTTCGCGGTGGTTGTGGGTATTCTGCTTGCGCAGATCGCAAATTGGCTGATCGCCAAACCGGTTCCAGAGACAGCATCACGAGAGGCATTGCTGGCGTCATGGAATGTTCTGTATGGATGGCGCTGGATGTTCACAGCCGTTGCTCTGCCTGCTGTCATCTTTCTTCTCGCCTCATTGGGGCTTCCAGAAAGTCCTCGCTGGCTCATGGCTCGGGGGCAGGAAAAGAAAGCCGCAGAGATTCTTGAGAGAATCAGCGGGACCAGACAATACGCAGAGCTTGAGCGGGATGCCATCCGCAGTTCCTTGCACTCCGAGCGGAACAAGACTGCTCACTGGAGCGGCCTGCTACAAGGCGGAATCCGTAGATTTCTGCTGATTGGTGTTGTGCTGGCAGTACTCCAGCAGTGGAGCGGCATCAATATCCTCTTCAACTATGCCGAAGAGGTCTATCGCTCTGCCGGTCTTGGAGCGAATCAGATCTTTCTCGATATCGTGATCACGGGCACGATCAACCTGATCTTTACCGTTCTGGCCATGATGTTCGTCGATCGACTGGGGCGGAGACCGCTGATGCTGTTCGGCTGTCTCGGCATTGGGATCTCGCACATCCTCGCGGGTGTTGCATATCGCGCCGGATGGCGCGGAGCTCCCGTGCTGGTGCTGACCCTTGGCGCTATTGCCTGTTATGCCATGACATTGGCTCCGTTGACCTGGGTACTCATCTCCGAGATATTTCCAAACCGTGTGCGATCGCTTGGGGTCTCTGCCGCGGTCTGCGCGCTGTGGATCTCTTCATTTGCCTTAACCTACTCTTTTCCGTTCATGCAGCGCTGGATGGGAAGCTCCGGGAGCTTCTTTACTTATGGGGCCATCTGTCTTTCGGGAGCGATCTTTGTTGCTCTCGTGGTGCCGGAGACGAAGGGCCACTCTTTAGAGGAAATCGAGGCTCAAGCCACTCGATCGTGA
- a CDS encoding DUF5107 domain-containing protein, which yields MNSPVSADPTLVLPEAPASETAPVKVWQQPVVMKTYMPADPDPNPLFLEKRVYQGSSGKVYPLAVIDRISTEPSEHTWQAVHLENEYLRLMILPEIGGRIHVGYDKINGYDFFYRQNVIKPALVGLAGPWISGGVEFNWPQHHRPATFMPVEISIERADDGSVTVWCSDHDPLSRMKGMHGVCLRPGCAFLELKARLFNRTLDTQTFLWWANVATRVHEHYQSFFPSDVRFVADHAKRAVTEFPRSLGSYYGIPYGERAISGVPAEELPSQFVPDGSYPPNDLSWYSNIPVPTSYMIVNTREDFFGGYDHAAHAGVIHIANHHIAPGKKQWTWGNHEFGYAWDRSLTDNDGPYIELMAGVYTDNQPDFSFLAPGETKTFSQFWYPIRAIGIPDKATLDVAIRLEREEDSTKIHLLATRAMTDATLRITSEGREPLTWIGALHPENATTIELPLVGTIEDWMLEVISEGETVLRYTPSEMTPAAAPVEATEPPLPEDVPTVDELFLTGLHLEQYRHATRSPEIYWREALRRDPGDSRTNNAVGRAHLRKGEVVIAEEHFRKAISRLTFRNPNPYDSEPYYNLGLVLILQDRPDEAYDAFYKATWSAAWRGPAFHRLAEIDVRRVQFRVALDHLQRSLLADGTNSNARNLRIEVLRRIGSSEQAEKELDELLSIDPLDVWSRFLKSGAIPSDAGKRLDLAYDCIRAGLLDEAERAIGAGISAMELYTRSSILALKGDPEQSRIVGRQAAAADTRYVFPSRLEEMKVLLFAVESNPADARASYYLGNFLYDRRRHRDAILHWERAAELDPPLPTVWRNLGIGYYNEERDAEKARKAFRQARIADPDDARILYEEDQLRKRLGDDPDERLATLEAYGTLVAQRDDLSVELAALYNQVGRPADALALLLSRQFQPWEGGEGMVLGEYVRAQLLLGRSLLQAGDAQAAIRCFESADKPPKSLNEARHLLANSSNIEFWLGEAFAANGDNARAMHHWQRAERQRGDFQQMQVRPVSEMTYWSAMAMRRLGREQEAISAFESILQYATALDQDQAKIDYFATSLPTLLLFDEDLQKRQHITALLLTAQALSGLGREAEAGAALEEVRRLDRSHPGAQDLLQHIARR from the coding sequence ATGAATTCACCCGTATCGGCTGATCCGACTCTCGTACTGCCCGAAGCTCCTGCCTCCGAGACTGCCCCCGTAAAGGTGTGGCAACAGCCGGTGGTCATGAAGACATACATGCCGGCCGATCCAGATCCCAATCCTTTGTTCCTGGAGAAGCGTGTCTACCAGGGCAGCAGCGGCAAGGTTTATCCTCTCGCAGTCATTGATCGGATTTCGACCGAGCCCTCGGAGCATACATGGCAGGCTGTACATCTTGAAAACGAATACCTGCGGCTGATGATTCTGCCTGAGATCGGCGGAAGAATCCACGTGGGATATGACAAGATCAATGGCTACGACTTTTTTTATCGCCAGAATGTCATTAAGCCGGCGCTCGTGGGGCTGGCCGGTCCATGGATCTCCGGCGGAGTGGAATTCAACTGGCCACAGCATCATCGGCCGGCTACTTTCATGCCCGTCGAGATTTCGATCGAACGCGCTGACGATGGATCGGTAACGGTGTGGTGCAGCGATCATGATCCGCTGTCGCGGATGAAGGGCATGCATGGCGTATGTCTGCGTCCGGGGTGCGCCTTTCTGGAATTGAAGGCTCGTCTCTTCAACCGCACCCTCGATACGCAGACGTTTCTATGGTGGGCCAATGTTGCGACGCGGGTTCATGAGCACTATCAGTCTTTTTTCCCGAGCGATGTTCGCTTTGTTGCCGATCACGCGAAGCGCGCTGTCACGGAGTTTCCACGCAGCCTGGGAAGTTATTACGGCATCCCGTATGGTGAGCGGGCGATCAGCGGCGTGCCCGCAGAAGAGCTGCCCAGCCAATTTGTGCCTGATGGATCTTATCCGCCAAATGATCTGAGCTGGTATTCCAACATCCCGGTTCCGACGAGCTACATGATCGTGAACACGCGGGAAGATTTCTTCGGCGGCTATGACCACGCAGCCCATGCAGGCGTTATTCACATCGCCAATCATCATATTGCCCCAGGAAAGAAGCAGTGGACGTGGGGGAACCACGAGTTTGGTTATGCCTGGGACCGCAGCCTCACAGACAACGATGGGCCATACATCGAACTGATGGCCGGCGTTTATACGGATAACCAGCCGGATTTTTCGTTTCTCGCTCCTGGAGAGACGAAGACTTTCAGCCAGTTCTGGTATCCAATTCGCGCCATCGGCATTCCCGATAAGGCGACCTTGGATGTTGCGATTCGTCTCGAGCGTGAAGAAGACAGTACCAAGATTCATCTTCTGGCGACGCGTGCGATGACCGATGCCACGCTGAGAATCACTTCGGAAGGGCGAGAGCCACTGACCTGGATCGGTGCCCTGCATCCAGAGAATGCAACTACGATCGAACTTCCGCTTGTCGGCACGATCGAAGACTGGATGCTTGAGGTCATCTCGGAGGGGGAGACTGTGCTGCGCTACACTCCCTCGGAGATGACCCCGGCTGCGGCGCCTGTGGAGGCGACCGAGCCGCCATTGCCTGAGGATGTGCCTACTGTTGACGAGCTTTTCCTGACTGGGTTGCATCTCGAGCAGTATCGACATGCGACTCGTTCGCCAGAAATATATTGGCGGGAAGCACTGCGGCGAGATCCGGGAGACAGCCGGACAAACAATGCAGTAGGGCGCGCGCATCTCCGTAAAGGCGAAGTCGTGATTGCGGAAGAGCATTTCAGAAAAGCCATTTCGAGGCTGACTTTTAGAAACCCCAATCCATACGACAGTGAGCCCTACTACAATTTGGGGCTGGTCCTGATCCTCCAGGATCGGCCTGATGAGGCCTACGACGCTTTTTACAAGGCGACGTGGTCGGCAGCATGGCGCGGGCCGGCATTCCATCGGCTTGCGGAGATCGATGTGCGCAGGGTGCAGTTCCGGGTTGCGCTCGATCATCTTCAGCGATCGCTTCTTGCCGATGGCACTAACTCAAATGCCCGAAACCTGCGGATCGAGGTACTTCGACGCATAGGAAGTTCAGAGCAGGCGGAGAAGGAGCTTGACGAGCTTCTATCCATCGACCCGCTCGATGTCTGGAGCCGTTTTCTCAAATCGGGTGCGATCCCGTCGGACGCGGGCAAGCGTCTTGATCTGGCGTACGACTGTATTCGCGCGGGCCTGCTGGATGAAGCAGAGCGGGCGATTGGTGCAGGGATAAGCGCGATGGAGCTTTATACGCGCTCCTCTATCCTCGCTCTCAAGGGCGATCCGGAGCAAAGCCGCATTGTTGGCCGGCAGGCAGCAGCGGCCGATACGCGCTATGTCTTTCCAAGCAGGCTTGAGGAGATGAAGGTCCTGCTTTTCGCTGTCGAATCGAATCCAGCGGACGCTCGAGCCTCGTATTATCTGGGAAATTTTCTTTACGACCGCAGACGGCATCGCGATGCGATCTTGCACTGGGAAAGAGCTGCGGAACTTGATCCTCCGCTTCCGACTGTCTGGCGGAATCTGGGAATCGGCTATTACAACGAAGAGCGTGATGCAGAGAAAGCGCGAAAGGCGTTTCGGCAGGCTCGGATTGCAGATCCCGATGATGCACGGATTTTGTACGAAGAAGATCAGCTGCGGAAGAGGCTCGGAGATGATCCCGATGAGCGTCTCGCCACGCTTGAAGCTTATGGAACTCTGGTAGCGCAGCGGGATGATCTTTCCGTCGAGCTGGCGGCCTTATACAACCAAGTCGGCAGACCGGCTGATGCTCTTGCATTACTACTCTCTAGGCAATTTCAGCCTTGGGAGGGTGGTGAGGGGATGGTTCTTGGAGAGTATGTCCGGGCTCAACTTCTCCTTGGCCGATCTCTGCTGCAGGCAGGCGATGCTCAGGCGGCTATTCGCTGTTTCGAGTCAGCCGACAAGCCGCCGAAAAGCCTTAATGAAGCACGGCACCTTCTGGCGAACAGCAGCAACATCGAGTTCTGGCTGGGAGAGGCGTTTGCTGCCAACGGTGACAACGCACGAGCAATGCATCACTGGCAGCGAGCTGAGCGGCAGCGGGGCGACTTTCAGCAGATGCAGGTGAGACCCGTATCTGAAATGACCTATTGGAGCGCGATGGCCATGCGCCGGCTGGGCCGCGAGCAGGAGGCGATCTCTGCCTTCGAGAGCATTCTGCAGTATGCGACGGCGCTCGATCAGGATCAGGCAAAGATCGATTACTTTGCGACCTCGCTGCCCACTCTTCTCCTCTTTGATGAGGATCTGCAGAAGCGGCAACATATCACCGCTCTGTTACTGACCGCGCAGGCACTCTCCGGTCTTGGCCGGGAAGCAGAAGCTGGTGCGGCACTCGAGGAAGTGCGGCGCTTGGATCGCTCGCACCCGGGGGCTCAGGATCTTCTGCAGCATATTGCGCGCCGTTAA
- a CDS encoding ABC transporter permease, producing MNAWLMDLRHSSRRLIKARGFFLTVTLMLAVGIGAITAIFSLIEGILLRPLPFHQSERLVQLGEHVGDNSGIGITARDIQAYSTEAKAFASTGALRGTSFVLSGGELPESLPAARLTASMFPTLGVDPLVGRVFSEREENERAQVAVISYTFWRDRYHSDPHVIGSTIELDRKPYTIIGVMPQSFEFPLQAGRLNQAQLWVPLSLTADELSDESAGFWGYQMVARLKDGVTVSQAAQDADRVSRLIMSSFPATMSKIRIRGDVKLLSEVLTGDVRPLLRVLLVAVAVVLLIACANVAILMLVRAVRSHREYAVRLALGARPAAILRGSIVEGLLLSLSGGLVGILLAAVAVRIAVRALSESMPRVDSISIDAHVALFALGIVLLTGILCSLVPAFAALQIHPMESLKSYAVTTTGAASHVRLRSSLVIAEVAVALVLLSASIAFLRSYQKMLAIDPGFQPQHVLVAGYRLPPEQYPTQISVDNFHRGLIEKLLSKPGILAAGIGDTLPSSGNSGMAAYTIEGQPTEGWKLKFATFGSVYGNYFQALGIPLIAGRVFSDQDRADSPLVVVVNQSMARHSWPGQNPLGKRMHVGNPRKNLPWATVIGIVGDTRIGGRDQKTNDGWYASALQPAVLYGSVSPQASSAPAGGSIIVRAAMPPESIAGMVRHAVAEIDPQLAIDQVRSMTDVMSVTEAPRRIMTELISAFGLVALVLAVAGIYAVMSFSVALRTQEIAIRMALGARRSSIARMILHSGVTLAVMGSALGTLGAFVGSRLIRSFLFQINPTDPWIYGGSILLMLAIAYLASLVPALRAASAEPIQALRSGS from the coding sequence ATGAACGCATGGCTCATGGATCTTCGTCACTCGTCGCGCCGTCTGATCAAGGCGCGCGGCTTCTTTCTCACTGTCACTCTCATGCTGGCTGTTGGCATTGGGGCGATCACGGCGATCTTTTCCCTGATCGAAGGCATTCTGCTGCGCCCCTTGCCATTTCACCAGTCGGAGCGGCTGGTGCAGCTGGGTGAACATGTCGGTGACAACTCCGGAATAGGCATTACTGCCCGGGATATCCAGGCCTATTCGACCGAAGCGAAGGCGTTTGCTTCAACCGGAGCTTTGCGAGGAACCAGTTTCGTGTTGTCCGGAGGCGAGTTGCCGGAGAGTCTCCCTGCGGCACGCCTTACTGCGAGCATGTTTCCGACACTCGGGGTAGACCCTCTCGTTGGCCGCGTCTTTTCTGAAAGGGAAGAGAACGAGCGAGCGCAGGTTGCTGTCATCAGCTATACGTTCTGGAGAGACCGGTATCACAGCGATCCACATGTTATCGGCTCGACCATCGAACTCGATCGCAAACCGTACACCATCATCGGCGTGATGCCGCAAAGCTTTGAATTTCCTCTACAGGCCGGACGGCTGAACCAGGCTCAGCTTTGGGTTCCGTTGAGTCTCACCGCCGATGAGCTTTCGGATGAATCTGCCGGATTCTGGGGATATCAGATGGTGGCGCGCCTGAAAGACGGAGTGACTGTCTCTCAGGCGGCCCAGGACGCGGATCGTGTTTCCCGGCTCATCATGAGCAGTTTTCCTGCAACGATGTCAAAGATCCGTATCCGTGGCGATGTCAAGTTGCTGAGCGAAGTTCTCACTGGAGATGTCAGGCCGCTCTTGCGTGTTCTATTGGTCGCGGTCGCCGTGGTGCTTTTGATTGCCTGCGCGAATGTGGCCATTCTTATGCTCGTGCGTGCTGTCCGGAGTCATCGTGAGTATGCTGTTCGTCTGGCGCTCGGCGCACGCCCTGCTGCGATCCTGCGCGGAAGCATCGTGGAAGGGTTGCTGCTCAGTCTCAGCGGCGGGTTGGTGGGCATACTTCTTGCCGCAGTCGCTGTTCGGATTGCCGTTCGTGCACTTTCCGAATCCATGCCGCGCGTGGATTCGATTTCGATCGATGCGCATGTGGCGCTCTTCGCGCTCGGAATTGTCCTTCTCACCGGAATTCTTTGCAGTCTTGTTCCGGCGTTCGCCGCGCTGCAGATCCATCCGATGGAAAGTCTAAAGTCCTATGCCGTGACGACGACCGGCGCAGCGAGTCATGTTCGGCTCCGCTCTTCTCTCGTGATTGCAGAGGTGGCAGTGGCGCTCGTCCTCCTCTCCGCATCGATTGCGTTTCTGCGCAGCTATCAGAAGATGCTTGCGATCGATCCTGGATTTCAGCCACAGCATGTTCTTGTAGCCGGCTATCGGCTTCCCCCTGAGCAATATCCGACGCAGATCTCAGTGGACAACTTTCATCGAGGACTTATCGAGAAGCTTTTGAGTAAGCCTGGCATCCTCGCCGCTGGAATTGGAGATACGCTTCCGTCGTCAGGAAACTCCGGCATGGCTGCTTATACGATCGAAGGGCAGCCCACGGAAGGATGGAAGCTGAAGTTCGCAACGTTCGGATCCGTTTATGGCAACTACTTCCAGGCTCTTGGCATTCCTTTGATTGCCGGCCGTGTTTTCTCCGATCAGGACCGTGCGGACTCTCCGCTCGTTGTCGTTGTCAATCAGTCTATGGCGCGACATTCCTGGCCCGGCCAGAATCCGCTTGGCAAGCGAATGCATGTGGGCAATCCAAGGAAAAATCTGCCCTGGGCTACGGTCATCGGCATCGTCGGCGATACGCGCATCGGAGGGCGCGATCAGAAGACGAATGATGGATGGTATGCATCCGCGCTGCAACCTGCTGTTCTTTATGGATCGGTGTCTCCGCAAGCCTCTTCTGCCCCAGCGGGTGGATCTATCATCGTGCGCGCAGCTATGCCTCCAGAGTCGATTGCTGGAATGGTTCGACACGCGGTTGCAGAGATCGATCCTCAGCTTGCCATCGATCAGGTGCGCTCCATGACCGATGTGATGTCGGTTACCGAGGCGCCACGCCGAATCATGACCGAGCTCATCAGCGCCTTCGGTCTTGTGGCTCTGGTGCTTGCTGTTGCAGGAATCTACGCTGTCATGTCTTTCTCCGTCGCGTTGCGAACTCAAGAGATTGCTATCCGCATGGCTCTTGGCGCGCGGCGTAGCAGCATCGCACGCATGATCCTGCATTCCGGTGTAACTCTTGCTGTGATGGGCAGCGCGCTCGGAACACTCGGAGCATTTGTGGGTTCTCGCCTGATTCGCTCGTTTCTTTTTCAGATCAACCCTACCGACCCATGGATCTACGGAGGCAGCATATTGCTGATGCTGGCTATCGCTTATTTGGCATCCCTTGTTCCCGCGCTCCGCGCCGCTTCTGCTGAGCCCATCCAGGCATTACGATCCGGGAGTTAG
- a CDS encoding glycoside hydrolase family 2 protein — protein MDRREFLAFGSMYMVGSSSVARAFSPEHSPASALQSSRTVYPLSQGWLWSRNLVAGAEMPGFDDSSFTPVTLPHSNVFVSWHNFDQNAYQFVSLYRRHFCMPAEHREKRIFVDFEGAATASRVWLNGTLLGEYRGGFTPFSFELTEHVRWDQENILAVEVDGHELQDVPPFGYEIDYLTYGGIYRDVSIRVTPQTFLENVKVTPRDVLSSAPQVQVDAWFVKAAGETSGTAYTLEAELLDGATVIAQTQQRISVAEWNAGHAVLVLRNFSGVRLWELSDPVLYTVRIRLQTSHSADETTARFGFRDARFTPQGFMLNGKLLKLRGLNRHQGFPFTGPAMPARVQRRDAEILKRELKCNIVRCSHYPQSHHFLDACDELGLLVIDETPGWQHVDDSEVWRERYLDNTRRMIRRDWNHPSIVLWSVRINESRDFHDLYVNVNTLARSLDASRQTTGVRYFQESELLEDVFSMNDFGFPLKVPNHPLYLNTEFVGAEFPVRSSDNNAQHREQILRYARIYNQIAADAHYAGGLGWCAFDYQTHWDFGSGDHICYHGVMDIFREPKPAAGFYRSQCSPEEEAVLEPGFHFAENDEPGGFEKEVICSNCDEIRCSILHHGVPKPIIVLKPDHENFPHLEHPPFFLTLPDGNDDWGDLRMDGYVKGTLVISKTCSSKGIDQKFVAHADDQELIADGSDATRIALRITDEYGNVRPLCNDPISISIEGPASLLGEDIVSLSGGVMAIWVRATRSPGSIVVTARHAHLGEQKVILQSHPADRAVSVEI, from the coding sequence ATGGACCGCAGAGAGTTTCTGGCGTTTGGCAGCATGTACATGGTGGGCAGCTCTTCTGTGGCCCGCGCGTTTTCTCCGGAGCACTCGCCAGCATCCGCGCTGCAATCTTCGCGCACAGTGTACCCCTTGAGCCAGGGCTGGCTATGGAGTCGCAATCTGGTTGCCGGGGCAGAAATGCCTGGTTTCGATGACTCTTCTTTCACGCCTGTCACGCTGCCTCACAGCAATGTCTTTGTCTCATGGCATAACTTCGACCAGAATGCGTATCAGTTTGTCTCTCTCTATCGCCGCCATTTTTGCATGCCGGCTGAGCATCGCGAAAAGCGCATCTTTGTCGACTTCGAAGGCGCAGCGACTGCTTCACGGGTCTGGTTGAACGGCACGCTCCTTGGTGAATATCGCGGTGGCTTTACGCCGTTCTCTTTCGAGTTGACGGAACATGTACGGTGGGACCAAGAAAATATTCTGGCGGTCGAAGTGGATGGTCATGAACTGCAGGATGTTCCTCCGTTCGGCTATGAGATCGACTATCTGACCTATGGCGGCATCTATCGCGATGTTTCGATCCGCGTTACTCCGCAGACCTTTCTTGAGAATGTGAAGGTGACCCCGCGTGATGTGCTGAGTTCCGCACCGCAGGTGCAGGTGGACGCATGGTTTGTGAAGGCGGCCGGTGAAACCAGCGGGACTGCCTATACGTTAGAAGCCGAGCTGCTGGACGGCGCAACCGTCATCGCGCAAACGCAACAGCGCATCAGCGTCGCGGAATGGAATGCCGGTCACGCGGTGCTCGTTCTGCGAAATTTTTCCGGCGTACGCCTATGGGAACTGTCTGATCCGGTGCTCTATACCGTGCGTATCCGTCTGCAGACGAGCCATTCTGCCGACGAAACGACTGCGCGCTTCGGCTTCCGCGATGCGCGGTTTACACCGCAGGGCTTTATGCTCAACGGAAAACTCCTGAAGCTCCGTGGTCTCAATCGTCATCAGGGGTTTCCTTTCACTGGGCCTGCCATGCCTGCACGCGTGCAGCGCCGCGATGCCGAGATATTGAAAAGGGAATTGAAGTGCAACATCGTGCGCTGCTCCCATTACCCACAGTCTCATCATTTTCTCGATGCCTGTGATGAGCTTGGGCTTCTCGTCATCGACGAGACCCCAGGATGGCAGCATGTCGATGACAGCGAAGTATGGCGTGAGCGCTATCTCGATAACACTCGCCGCATGATTCGCCGCGATTGGAATCATCCTTCCATCGTGTTGTGGAGTGTGCGCATCAATGAGTCGCGAGACTTTCACGATCTCTATGTGAATGTGAATACATTGGCCCGCTCGCTCGATGCCTCGCGCCAGACCACCGGCGTGCGCTATTTCCAGGAATCCGAATTGCTTGAGGACGTTTTTTCGATGAACGACTTCGGGTTTCCGCTCAAGGTTCCGAACCATCCCCTTTATTTGAATACCGAATTTGTCGGCGCGGAGTTTCCGGTTCGCTCGTCGGATAACAATGCGCAACACCGCGAGCAGATTCTTCGCTATGCGCGCATTTATAACCAGATTGCGGCAGATGCGCACTATGCCGGAGGCCTTGGCTGGTGCGCTTTCGACTACCAGACGCACTGGGACTTCGGTTCCGGCGATCATATTTGCTATCACGGTGTCATGGATATCTTTCGCGAGCCGAAGCCGGCCGCGGGTTTCTACCGTTCCCAGTGTTCGCCTGAGGAGGAGGCTGTGCTCGAACCTGGTTTCCACTTTGCAGAAAACGATGAGCCAGGCGGATTTGAGAAAGAGGTGATCTGCTCCAACTGTGACGAGATTCGCTGCTCCATCCTGCACCACGGGGTGCCCAAGCCGATCATCGTGTTAAAGCCGGACCACGAGAACTTTCCTCATCTTGAACATCCTCCATTCTTCCTCACCTTGCCTGACGGTAATGACGACTGGGGCGATCTGCGCATGGATGGATACGTCAAAGGCACTCTCGTGATTTCGAAGACCTGTTCATCCAAGGGGATCGATCAGAAGTTTGTAGCGCATGCCGATGACCAGGAACTGATCGCCGATGGCTCGGATGCAACCCGCATCGCTCTGCGCATCACCGATGAGTATGGCAACGTGCGTCCGCTTTGCAACGATCCGATATCAATCTCTATCGAAGGGCCGGCCTCGCTGCTCGGAGAAGATATTGTGTCGCTGAGCGGCGGCGTCATGGCGATTTGGGTTCGGGCGACCCGAAGCCCGGGATCGATTGTGGTCACGGCTCGCCATGCTCATCTTGGAGAGCAAAAGGTTATCCTCCAATCTCACCCTGCGGACAGAGCTGTTTCGGTTGAGATCTGA